The genomic DNA CGCGCTGAAGCAGATGTTGCCCATGAAGATGAAGAAGGGGATCACCGCCAATCCATAGGAGGAAAAGACTTCCCAGAGCGACGAGGTCATCGAACTCATGGCCGCCCTGGGGTTGACCACGGCCGCGAAACCGCAGAAGCCGACCAATGCCATGGCGAAGCCTACCGGCATCCTGGTGAAGAAGAGCATGAACATCAGCCCGGCGAGGCCGAGCAGACCGATCGTTATCGGCTCCATTCATGACCTCCCTTTGCCGCCAGAACTGTCACCGCCTGCGTCAGCGCTAGCCCCGCCAGGCCTGCCGCTACCGCATAGACAACGGGGTAGACGGGCAACCCCAGGGTTTCGGAGACTTCGCCGGTCGTATAGAGACTTCGACCGAAGCGGAGCATCTGCCACGCCGCGATCCCGAAGAAGGCCGAGCAGACCAGATCTCCCGTCGCTATGAAGAGGTGCCTCAAGCGGGCGGGGAGGTAGTTGAACAGGATATCTACCGCGATATGGGTTCGCCCCTCCTGGGAATAGCCCAGCGTCAGGGCGACGATCAGCGCTCCGCCAAGCCCCATCAGTTCGAAGGAGCCGGCTATGGGCATTTTAAAGGGGCGGCCGATCATATTGATCACAGCCATGACCATGGTAGCGAGCAGTACGACGCCCGCCACCCACATGAGGGCGCGATTGATCCAGGCCACGACACGAACGACATAATTCAAGAGACATCTCCCTGAAGGAAACGCTGGGAGCCCCGCTCGGCGCGAAGGCTCCCGGCGATCATCATCTTTCCGCCTATTTGCCTAATTCCGCTTCATACTTCGCCTTCATCTGCAGAAGGTCGTCGAAGAACGCCTGGGCGGGGAGGTTCTTTTCGGCCGTCGTCTTCAACCACTCGTCGGTGATGGGCTGCATCGCTGTGTGCCAACTCGCATACTCATCGGCGGACAGCTCGATGTACTCGTGCTTGTGGTTCGCCTTCGACCACTCGATCGACTTTTTGCCGTGGTCGTCCACATAATTGCCGGTCCACATGGAATGCTCCCGAGCCAGGTCTTCAAAGACCTTCTTCACGTCCGCGGGGAGGGCGTTCCACTTGTCCATGTTCATGAGGACGCCGAAGGAGGTCGTCTGGAGGTCGGCGCGGGTCGTGTAGAAGACCTGCTCGGCGAATTTGAAATCCATCAGGATGTCGGTGGAGGAAAGGACACCCTTCACCACGCCTCTTTGCAGGGCCTCGACGGTGGCCGGCATGGGCATGGAGACCGGCACCGCTCCGAGGATATTCAACGGGGCAACGCCAGCGCCGGTGGTGCGCAGTTCATACCCTGCCAGGTCCGATTTTTTGCGAATAGGATCCTTGGACATGATGGCGGCCGGAGGGGCGGTGAAGAGCGCCAGGACCTTGACTCCCTTGAGCGAGGCGGGATCATACTTCTTGTAGAGATCCCACAGAACCGCATTGGCCACCTTGGAATTGGGAAAGCCGATGGGCAGGTCGACCGCGGCGAGGAGCGGGAACCGGCCCGGCTGGTAGGGGAAGGCGACGCAGCCGATGTCGGCCACGCCGTCCACCACGCCGTCCATCATCGCTTTGGCCGTGAGCAGCGTGCCTCCGGGAAAGGTCTTGACGTCCACCTTTCCATTCGTTCGGGCTTCCACTTCATCGGCCCAGCGCTCCATTTGCACGCTTGGGAAGGTCATCGGTGGGGGGAAGTTGGCGTAAGTCAGCTCGATCGGGGAACCAGCCATGGCGCCGGCGGCCAACAGGGTGACGGCAAAAGTTCCCAATAACACGTGCATACCGATTTTTTTGAACATATCATCCTTCTCCTTTGGGCGATCCACTTGCACCGGGCGCCAACGCCTTCGGTCGGTGGTTCGCAGTGATGGGAATGGAACCAGACAGGGACCTGCTACATCATGCCCGCCACCGCCGCAGATTCCGTCTCGATCGGTCTCAGCCGGGCGGTGAAGTGACGCAGGATTTTAGGCTCATAGGTGAATTCAAGGCCTCTTATCTCTTTAGCACGGTCCTGAATAGCGACGAGAGCGGCGACGACGACATCCATGTGGTTCATGGTATAGACACGGCGCGGTATGGTCAGTCGCAGCAGCTCCATGGGAGAGTCCTGCTGCTCACCGGTTTCCGGGTCGCGGCCCAAAAGCAGGGAACCGATCTCCACACCACGGACGCCGCTTTCGATGTACAGCTCATTTGCCAGGGCGTGGGCGGGGAATTGCCCCTTGGGGATATGCGGCAGCATCTTCCCGGCGTCTACAAAAACGGCGTGACCGCCGGTGGGGTACTGGATGGGCACTCCGGCATCGCGCAGCCGGTTGCCCAGATAGCCGACCTGAGAGATACGATAGGCCAGGTAGTCCTCATCGACGCTTTCCTGCAGGCCCCGAGCCAGACACTCCATGTCTCGCCCGGCCAATCCTCCATAGGTGGGGAAGCCTTCCAGGGGCACAACCATGGCCTGGCAGGCCCGGAATAGTTCCTCATCGTCTTTGAATATGAGCAGCCCGCCAATGTTGACGAGCGGGTCCTTCTTGGCGCTGACCGTACTGCCATCGCCGTAAGAGTACATTTCGCGGACGATTTCCCTGACAGACTTGTCGCTGTAGCCTTCTTCTCGCTGCTGAATGAAGTAAGCGTTTTCCGCATAGCGGGCCGAGTCGAAAAAAAGGCGGATGCCGTGCTTTTTGGCGCAGGCATGGACAGCCTTGATGTTTTCAATCGATACGGGCTGCCCGCCTGAAGAGTTGCAGGTAACCGTGATCAGGATGAAGGCGACCGCTTCCGCTCCTACATCGTCGATGAATCGCTCCATTTTTTCAACATCGAAATTGCCCTTGAAGGGGTGGTAGGTGGTGGTGTCATAAGCGGCATCGATAACGAAATTGCGGGCGCGGCCGCCGGGCATCTCAATATGGGCCTTGGTGGTGTCGAAATGCATATTGCCGAGAACGTATTGTCCCGGCTTGATCAACTGGGGGAAGAGAACCTGTTCCGCCCCGCGCCCCTGGTGAGTGGGAATCATGTATCTGTAGCCGAAAATGTCGGCCACCGATTCAGCGAGGTGGTAGAAGTTGTCGCTGCCTGCATAGGACTCATCACCCAACATCAGCCCGGCCCACTGGTTATGGCTCATGGCACCGGTGCCGCTGTCGGTAAGCAGGTCTATGTAGACGTCTCTGGATCTCAGAGAAAAAGGGTTGTATCCGGCTTCGATCAGGGCCTGTTCCCGCCGCTCCCGAGAAATCATACGAATGGGTTCGACCATCTTGATCTTGAACGGTTCGGCCAGATGCGCATTATTCATATCGGAATGCCTCGCTAAAAAAGTGTTTTGTAGAGTCCTCTCAAAGCAAGCAGATGGATATCGCTATCTCCTGTTGCCACCCTGGTTTTCATGTTGCAATGTTTATCAGAAAAGAAAACCCGTGTCAACAAAAATTGTTTTATTTTCAATAACTTAACATCGTTTTGCAAGCCTTTTTAAAACTTTGCAAAAAAAGTTTTGGAGTGGTATTCTTAAAATCCGGTGCTGGTATCGAAGCGCCTTATATATATAACATTGTTTGTTTTTAAGGATTGACAATAGTCGAAAAGCGGGAAGGTGGCCTATGGCGAATATCGGTCTGATGGATATCCAGGATTTTGAGGCGAAGGTTCAGATCTCCCTGATGGTCGTTCCCATGCGGGAGGTGACCACCATTATTCAAGATCAGCTCGGGGGAACCCTGACCTCTGTCACTCTGGAGTCCTGGAAGGCTGGAAAGAGCCGTCCCAGCAAGAGCAAGCTGCATCTTTTTTGCCGTGCGATCGGGTTGAATCCGGCTGACATGTATGCTGATTTCACCGACTATGTGAAAATTTTGTGCCTTGCGCACGGCATCTCCGACCGCGACAGGGATATTTTCCTCAAGCGGATCGAAGAGCGACAGAGCGGAAGCCTCAGGCTTTCGGTATTCTCTCGTTTTTCTCGATCCCATACCCAGCGTCTGTTCGACAAGATCGGCGGCAACTATATTCTTTACAACTACTCGATCAACAATGTGGACAAGGTCAACATGACACTCGTCTGCATCGAGAGCGAGTGCCACCCATTCCTGAGAGTAAAGGTAAAAAACTTTCGGGACAACAGGTTTCTCGGTTACAGCGGTACCATCTTCCCGGTTCGCTCCAACCTGCACTTTATTCTGGAGACCGACCCCAAGACCCACGACGAGGTGGTCATGATCGTAACCAACAACCCCGTGGACATGGGACGAGATGTGGAGTTTCTCTACGGGATAATCCTCTCCGGCTCGGAAGATTTCGTCTCCCACCCCTCTGCCGCCCGCGTTTTCATGGAGAAGATGCCGCAGGACGCATCCACGGAAGATATCCTCTTGAAAATTGCAGGAACAGATCAGGAAGAAATCCCGGCTTACTGCAAAGACTTGATCTGCAACAATACCGACCGGGAGGAAGCAGGCTTTGTGCTTCGTGCCGAACAGCTCAATTGGGCTTTTGTTGAGCAACTCAGGCAGAAGAAACCATCGACTTGATCGATAAGGGATAGTTCCGGGGCTTGTCCGCTTCAGAAAAATGCCGCCACCCCTTTTGGGGGTGACGGCGAAGTCGACAGGAGGAGAGCCGACGATCAGGGCAGGAGAGAGACAGGATTAATCATTCACGTTGGGATCAAGTGCACGTCGTGCAAAAGCGGTCCCGAGCTGTATCAATGTTGCCTAAGCCTCCGAACAAAACTTCACCTCCAGCCTCTCCCAATTGCGATCGACCTCTTTCTGAATGAGATCAACCTCCCCGACGGAAAGGTGGCGGAATCTTTTTTGGCCGGAGACGTAGTCCGCCACGGAAATCCCGCTTGGACCGTGATTCAAGGTATAGTTCTCGCCGTTTTCCACCTCATAGAGGGGGAAAACACCGGACTCCACCGCCAGCCGCGAAGTCCTGGGCCCGGCCTTGTCCGCAATCCCCCACCCGTCGATGCAGGGGGTCAGCACGACGATGAATCTCAATCCTCCCTTGATCTCCTTGGCCCGGGCGACTTTCCTGGCCAGGTCGTCGGGGTAGCCCGTCGTGGCCGTCGCCATATAAGGGATCTTGTGGGCGGCCATGATTTCGGCGACATTTTTCTTCGGGGTCAGCTTTCCGGCGGGGGTCGAGGTCGTATAGGCCAGCGACGGGGTCGCCGAACTTTTCTGGGAGCCGGTATTCATGTAGCCTTCGTTGTCGAGGCAGATGTAAATGATGTCCTCGCCCCGCTCCGCCGCTCCGGACAGGGCCTGAAAGCCGATATCGTAGGTCCCGCCGTCGCCGGCGATGGCCACGACGCTGGTATGGTGATTGCCTTTCGACACCAGGGCCCTTTTGATGCCGGCGGCGGAGGCGGCGCTGGCCTCCAGGGTCGTCTGGTAAACGGGTATGCGCATGGAACTGAGGGGCTGAGGGCCCGAAATGATCGCGATGCAGGAGGGGGGGACCACCGCGATGGTATCGCTCCCCAGGGTATTGAGAATGAATCGAAGGGCCAGGGCCTCGCTGCAGCCGGGGCAGGCGGAATGGCCCGAATTGAAAACCTTCTGTTCCTCGATCTTATAGCTCATCTGGTCATCACCCTTTCCATACGGAATTCGCCGTCGGCTTCTCAGTCATGGCGCTGCAGACCATCTCCTTGATGGCGGCCGGCGAAATGTTCGTCCCTCCCACTCCGGCCAGGTAGCCGTGGATTTGCGGAGCCCCGTCCATCCCGTACAGAGCGGCTTTGAGCTCCTGAAAAAGGATGCCGCCCAGGCCTGGGGAAAAGTTGCGGTCTAGCACCATGACTTTGGGGATCCCGGCGAGTGCCTCCCGCACGTCCTCCAGGGGGAAGGGCCTGAAGAGCTTGATCTTGAGAAGACCGACCGGCAGCCCCTCTTCCCTGAGCTCATCGACGGCATCGCGAGCGGTCCCGGTCATGCTCCCCATGGTGGCGATGACGAATTCGGCGCCTTCGCAGCGGTACCGCTCCATGATGCCGTGGCCCCTGCCGACCAGTCGCTGCAGTTGCCGGTCGGCCAGCTTTGCGGCCTCCAGGGCCCGGTCCATCGCCTCGCTCATATCCCGGCGATGGTTCTGGAACATGATCTGGGAGACGGTGTTGCCCCAGGACTCACCGATCCGGGGATCGAGGCGGTGGGGCGGGTCGAAGGGGGGCAGATACCGGTCGACCTGCTCCTGGGACACGAGCTCGATCGCCTCCATGGCATGGGAGACGTAGAACGCTTCGTGGATGACCATGGCGGGGAGCAGAACTTCTTCGGCCACGCGGAAGGCCTGCAGGGTGGTGTCGTGGGACTCCTGCCCGTTTTCGCAGTAGTACTGGATCCACCCGCAATCCCGCTGCGCCAGGCTGTCGGTCTGATCGGGCCAGAAGCCCCAGGGAGATCCAAGCGTCCGGTTGACATTGGCCATGACAATCGGCGCCCGCGCGCCGGCGGCGTAATGAAGCATCTCGTGCATCAGCAGCAGCCCCTGGGAGGCCGTGGCGGTAAAAACGCGCACCCCGGTCAAGGAGGCGGTGATCGCGGCCGCCATGGCGGAGTGTTCCGACTCCATGGTGATGACCTCGGCCGCCAGCTCGCCGTCGGACTGGAACTCGGTGATTCTCTCCAGAATCGGTGTCTGGGGCGTGATCGGATAGACCGGGATCACGTTGGGCCTGGCCAGCTTGACCGCATAGGAGACGGCATGGTTTCCACTCAGAAGAAGCCTGTTCACGGCGGCGCTCATTTGGTTTCCTCCTTGACGCCCATCGCTCCCCGGGGGCACTCCTCCAGGCAGCACCCGCATCCTTTGCAGTACTGATCAAGGACGCGGTAATGGGTCGGTGAAGACTCATCCTTCACGACGGCCATGTCGGGGCAGAAATAGAAACAGTTATCGCATTCGACGCAATTTCCGCAGCTGAAGCAGCGCTCGGTCTGAGCCTGCGCCTGTTCGGCTTCAAGTCCCAGCCGGATCTCTCTGAAGTCGGCTTTCCGGTCCTTTGGATCGGCCTTGCCCCGCTCGCCTTTGGGCAGTAAAGGGAAGTAGAAGGTATTGATATCCGCGATAGCCACTTCCCGCGGCTCCGGCAACTCCCCATCGGCGGGGTCCGTCACGGCCGTGGCCTGCCGTCCCAGGTATTGGGCGATATGGTTGGCGGCTTTCTTTCCGTCGCCCACCGCGGTCGATACGAAACGCTCGGAACCGGCCGCGTCGCCGGCGGCGAAGATTCCCGGACGGCTGGTCATGAAGTTTCCATCCACCACGACCATGGACCTGTCGATTGCGACCCTGGTCTCCCAGTCTGCCAGCTCCGGGTCCTGACCGACGGCCAGGATCACGGTATCGGCGTCGAACGCGAAGTTCGTACCGCTCACCTCCAGGGGGCGGATCGTCCCGGCCGGAGCCTGCGGATCGAGCTTCACCTTGACGCAGTGCAGCTTCAGGGCAGAGCCGGTGTCCGCAACGCTTTTGGCCATGGCGCCGTCCATGAGAACGGCGCCCTCCTCGAGGACGTCTTCGATTTCTTCCGCGGGGGCGGGCATCGTCTCCCTGGTTTCCAGGGCGAGCACCCTGACCTTGCTCCCCTGTCGCAGCGCCGATCCGGCCACGTCCATGGCCACGCTCCCTCCCCCGATGACCAATACCTTCCGGCCGAGAAGAAGGGGAGAGCCGAGCCGGATGCTCTTCAGATAGGCGAGGGCGTCGATCACACGCCCGTCTCCACCTGGGAACTGGGGGAGGTGTTTCGGCTGGTGGGCCCCGAAGGCGATGAAGACGGCCGCGTAACGCGTCTCCAGTTCCTCCAGATCCGCGGCGGTGATCCTGCGCCCGGTGACGACCTCGATCCCCAGATCGACGATCCTGCCGGCCTCGGCGGCCAGCACCTTTTTTGGGAGGCGGTATTCGGGGACGCCGTAACGCAGCACGCCCCCCAACTCGGGATTGGCATCGTAGAGGGTGACCTGGAAGCCCTTGCGCCGCAGCTGGTAGGCGCAGGAGAGGCCGGCGGGACCGCCGCCGATGACGGCCACCTTCCGGTCGAGCTCGGCCGGAGGTGCCGGAAGCTCCCACCCCTCTTCGATGGCGAGATCCCCCACATACTGCTCCAGGGCGTTGACGGAAACCGCCCCGTCATGCTCCTTGCGGTTGCAGCCGCCCTCGCAGGGATGATGGCAGGTCCTGCCGATGGAGGCCGGAATCGGGTTGTGCTCCACCAGCGTCCGCCAAGCCTCCTGGACGTTTCCGTTGCGAAGCTGCTGCACCCAGACCGGAATCTGTCCTCCCACGGGGCAGGCGCCGTGGCAGGGCGCCGGTCTTTTCTGGTGCACGGCGATGGCGTTGCGCCAGGTCCCGGTCCGCAGGATGTCGGTCCATCCCGTGGTCCAGATCGAAGGAACCTTCTTCTCTTCTCTGCCCATTCAACAACCCCCTTCGTTGGCGAGGCGGTAGCCCTCCAGGCAGGCCGCCACATTCTCTTCGGCCTTCACGGGGCTCGTCTCGCCGACCACCTTTTTGAGCAATTCGACATTGCCATAGCCCATCAACCCCAACGCCGCCCCCACCAGGGTTGTATTGACGATCCGGCCCAGCTGGTTTTTCCTGGCAATGTGTTTTGCATCGATCGTCATGACCCTGAAGCTGCCCAGGTGACGGAAGGTCTCCGCGGGAAGGGCTGAATTGATCAGCACCAGCGTTTGCTCCCCGGCTCCTTTCAGCAACGTCCCCCCATCCAGAAGGCTGGGGTCGAAACAGACGATGACGTCGGGATTCTCAATGTCGCAGCGCAGCCGGATCGGCTTTTTGTCCACCCGCAGCAGGGAACTGACGGGGGTCCCCCTGCGGGCGCCGCCATAGGTGGCGTAGGACAGGACGTGCCTGCCTTCCTGGAAATACATCTCCGACAGGATCTTTCCCGCCATCTGGGCGCCCTGGCCCCCTCGCCCCTGGATAATGATCTGTAACACGCTTTACCCCTTTCACTTTCAGCTTCGCCTCGCCCTGCCGAACCGGACAGCCTCACCCGATCCGGCCGGGAAAAAACCGCTCGGCCAAGGGACCTGGAAATCAGATCTTCAGGTGCCCGAGCACCGGTTTGAAAACTCCGACCTTCAGCAGCAGGAAAAAGATGAAATAATGCCCGACCAGGTCGGCAACGGTGATCAGGGCCACCACCCCAGGCCCGGCATGAGCTCCGCCGATGACGGTCATCAGTAGGGTAAAGACCAGCCCGATCCCTATGGCCAGGGTGAAGAACGGAACGGCATAGGGCCCCTTGACGAGCAGGTCGAAAGACTCCCGGCCCGCCGCTCCGGTGTTGATGCTGGCACTGAGATAGAGGACGACGAGAATCAGGTTGACGACCAGCAGAATCATCTCGACGTTCGCGAGCAGGTCCCCCGCAATCGACAGGTTTATCAGGCCGAAATGGGCGAGGAAGAGGGTCATGGTCGTTCCCCCCAAGAGCGCGTAGAACATGCACATGACCGGCATCAGTGCCGTATTCCAGATGGGAATGGCCGGCGAGGAGGTCAGGAGGAACCCGTCGTAAATAGCCACGATGAAGGCGAAGACACCGGCGATGATCGCCAGGGGCATGAACAGCGGACTGCCTTCGGGCAGAGGCAGGGCGGAAAAGCCGAAGATCAGCATGAAAGTCATCGCCCAGAACCCCCGGGAGACCCAGGAACTTGCGGGACGGCGCATGCCGCGCCAGAAGCGCAGCGGTTTGCCGAGGTACAGCATGTGGGCCCCGCCCTTGCCGCAGAGGACGATCAATAAGCCGATCAGCATGCCGATCCGCGACTCGTTAAAAACGGAAATCATAAAGAGGCCGGCGCCGACTTTTCCGAAGAAGAAAGCGCTGGCGATCAGGCCCGCCCACTCAGTCTGCCGACGGAACCCAGCGACGAACTGGTTACCCACTACAAGGGGGATATTTCTGGCCATGGCCATTCTCCTAACTCAGATAGTAGACAGAAGGATCGGTATTGTCTTCGCACAGGGCCTGTCTGCCGCCCCGGCTGCGAATCAGGCGGCTGACCTGGCTTTCGGGGTCGTCGAGATCCCCGAAGATCCGCGCGTCCGCCGGACAGGTCTGCACGCAGGAGGGCTTCAGCCCCTCGTCGACCCGGTGTGAGCAGAACGTGCATTTCTGCACGATCCCGTCCTGGTGCTCTTTGTATTTCACCTCCTCATAGGGGGTTTTTTGGTTGCCGAAATACCCTCCCTTGAGGTTTCCTTTTTTGACGAAAATCCGGTTGTTGTACGGACAGGCGACATAGCAGGCGCGACAGCCGAAACACTTGTCCTGATCTACCAATACCAGGCCGTCTTCCCGCTTCGAGGTCGCACCCGTGGGGCAGACCCTCTGGCAGGGGGCGCTCTGGCAGTGGTTGCAGAGCACGGGGACAAATTGTTTCCGGACATTGGGATACTCCCCGGAAACCTGGTCCAGAACCTTGGTGTACAGGATGCCCTGCGGGGTCCCGTTTTCCGCCTTGCAGGCGACGGTACAGGCCTGGCATCCCACACACCGCTTGAGATCGATCACCATTCCATAATGCATTGCGGCCTCTCTCCTATGAAGAAATGAGGGCGTCGCAAAAATTCACCAACTGCTGCGTTGCTGCAATTGCCCTCGCTGCTTCGACGTAAGTAAGTACGCCTCCTTGCTCGACAATCGCGCGCCTTGCATTTGGCGCTTTTTGCTTAGCCATCTGCTGTTTTGCTTTCTTGCGAAAGCATCAAGAAATGATGCTGAGTTTGACTTTTGTCGACGTCTCCAGATGTCCGCTCATGCTGTCGGTCCATTTGACGTCGGCCGGCAGCAGCTTGTTGAAATGCGTGGAGACTTTTTGCTTGCCGACAGGGTGCTGCGACCAGCGACTTATGGTGTTCGAGATAGCGACACACTCGGGATGAACCTCCTCGCACACGGTGGCGCGCCCGGAGATCTCTCCGAAGGGGGACTCGAGCTTCAGAATGTCTCCGGTTTTGATCCCCTTCTTTCGGGCCGTCTTGGAGTTGATCATCACTCCGAGATGAAGGGGCTGACAGCCGATGACCTCTTCGATCCAGGGGATGGTCGTGCTTTCCGAAAAATTCGACTGGCACTCCTTGAAGGCGAAAGCGTACAGGTCGTACTCGGCAGGCATGTTATGCAGGGGGTGATGCTCCCGCCAGACCGGCACCGGCAGATAGCCCGAGGTATCCCACGGGACTTCGGCCTCTTTCATCTTCTGCGCCATGTCGTCTCCGACTTCCTTGATGAAGTTGAAGTACAGGGGGATTCTCTGCCCCTTCCGGGCGTAGGGGAGATACATTTCCTCCGGCGTCTGTTTGCGGGTGGTGTGGCCGTTCTCCTGGAACCAGTCAAGACCCTTGTCCTGACCGTAGCGGCTCTTGGCCATGCGGTCCATCAGTTCCAGGTTGGAGTACCTGGTATTCGGGTCGAGCTGATTTTCCGGGGTGAGGAAGAGAGTGAAGTTCAACAGCCCGTTCCAGTCGGCCAGGAACCCTATGCGATCGGCCAGTTCGGTAAAGATGTCGGTGGCGTCGCGGCCGTCGTAGAGCGGCTCGATAACCGGCCGGCGGTAGACGTGTCCCGTGACCATCGGCGGCTCGATGCACACCAGCAGGTGGGATTCGAGGTAGGAGAGGTCCGGCAGGACGATATCGGCCCAGTCCGTCGATTCGTTGAGGATGATATCGATGGCGACGATAAATTTGAGCTTCTTGAAAACTTCCATGACCTTCGTGGTCGCCGAGAGGTTCCACAGGGGGTTCGAATGTTCGATGATCAGCGCCTCGGGCTGAAAGTCGAAGCCGTATTTCTCCGGATCGAGGACATTCGCCGCCGTCAGATGGCCGGGATCGATGCCGATGGGATACCACTCCATGAGTTGATAGCTGTACGGTTTGGGGGCGAACTCATAGGGCGGGTGAAGGATGTGCGGCTGCGGCTTGAGCATTCCGTCCTTCCCCTCTTCGATGATGAGCAGCCGGTGATCCAGACCGACCCCGATATGCCCGCCGGGAACGTCGATATTGCCGATCACCAGGTTGATCAGCTTCATGGCCGCCGAATCGAGCCCCCCATCATAGTGGCCGATGGCCCCGCGATAGAAATTGAGCGCGGCCGGCCGGTAGGGATATTCCTTGCCTTCAATCTTGATGGTGCTGCCGATGCAGGCGGCCTCGCCGAATTCCTTGGCGATGCGGCGGATCGTCTCGGCCGAAATCGAGCAGATCTCCGACATCCGTTCGGGGGTGTGATCCTTCAGGGTGTCCTTGACCACCTGGAAGGACGGACGGTACTCCACCCCGTCGATCGTGTAGACGCCTTCGAGAGCGGCATCCTCAAGCTTGAGATCCGCGGCATCGAACTCTTTGGCCGTTTTTGAGGCCGCATCCCAGACCAGCGGCTTCTGCGTCTCGGCCCTTCTGAAAAGGTTGCCGTCCGGAGCCACCAGGTAGATCCCGTTGGTGTGCTTGCGCATGAATTCGGCGTCGTAGAGGTTCAACTCGTGCAGCAGCACATAGACCATCCCCAGGACGAAGGCCCGGTCCGTCCCCGGACGGATCGGCAGCCACTCGTCGGCCTTGGCCGCCCCGGCCGACATGCGGGGCTCGACCACCACCAGCTTCATTCCGCGGTCGACGCGCGCCTCGGCCATCCTTTTGATGGAGGCCGCTACGTGGAGGTGGGAGGAAAAACCGTCCCCGGCGCCGATCTGGATCCAGTATTTGCAGTGATCGTAATCGTTGACGGCCGCGAAGGA from Desulfuromonas sp. TF includes the following:
- a CDS encoding 4Fe-4S dicluster domain-containing protein gives rise to the protein MHYGMVIDLKRCVGCQACTVACKAENGTPQGILYTKVLDQVSGEYPNVRKQFVPVLCNHCQSAPCQRVCPTGATSKREDGLVLVDQDKCFGCRACYVACPYNNRIFVKKGNLKGGYFGNQKTPYEEVKYKEHQDGIVQKCTFCSHRVDEGLKPSCVQTCPADARIFGDLDDPESQVSRLIRSRGGRQALCEDNTDPSVYYLS
- a CDS encoding molybdopterin-dependent oxidoreductase; the protein is MKQSELVAQKDYWAKSACKMCIHSCAIRAHVVDGVVVKIEGDPDNPSNRGKLCPKGQAGIMRLYDPNRVKTPLKRTNPEKGPGVDPKWVAISWEEALSTVAEKFKAIRQDDPRKLLPAINDFHRIHLWGWGAVFGTPHYFSTVGQYCGAAYHPLNGILDGSFAAVNDYDHCKYWIQIGAGDGFSSHLHVAASIKRMAEARVDRGMKLVVVEPRMSAGAAKADEWLPIRPGTDRAFVLGMVYVLLHELNLYDAEFMRKHTNGIYLVAPDGNLFRRAETQKPLVWDAASKTAKEFDAADLKLEDAALEGVYTIDGVEYRPSFQVVKDTLKDHTPERMSEICSISAETIRRIAKEFGEAACIGSTIKIEGKEYPYRPAALNFYRGAIGHYDGGLDSAAMKLINLVIGNIDVPGGHIGVGLDHRLLIIEEGKDGMLKPQPHILHPPYEFAPKPYSYQLMEWYPIGIDPGHLTAANVLDPEKYGFDFQPEALIIEHSNPLWNLSATTKVMEVFKKLKFIVAIDIILNESTDWADIVLPDLSYLESHLLVCIEPPMVTGHVYRRPVIEPLYDGRDATDIFTELADRIGFLADWNGLLNFTLFLTPENQLDPNTRYSNLELMDRMAKSRYGQDKGLDWFQENGHTTRKQTPEEMYLPYARKGQRIPLYFNFIKEVGDDMAQKMKEAEVPWDTSGYLPVPVWREHHPLHNMPAEYDLYAFAFKECQSNFSESTTIPWIEEVIGCQPLHLGVMINSKTARKKGIKTGDILKLESPFGEISGRATVCEEVHPECVAISNTISRWSQHPVGKQKVSTHFNKLLPADVKWTDSMSGHLETSTKVKLSIIS